The DNA window ATGAATAATTTTTGGTTGACATTTATTGCTCAAATGGAGAAGGATTTGCCTCCTCAACAAATAAATGCATGGATTAAACCATTAGAGCCACTTTCTTTTAATGAAGCAGAAAACATCTTGACTATTTTAGTCCCAAATAGGTTTAAGTTAGATTTAGTTAGGAAAAAATTTAGTAATCAAATAGAGAAAATTGCTTATGAATGGTTTAAGAAACCAATAAAAATTATATTTGAATTACCATCCAGTGATAGATCAAAATCTTTTCATGAAAGTGATCCTGTTTCTAAGGACAAAAATGTTAATAGTGATTTAAATAGCATTTATTTAACTGGAGAAACCACAAGTGTTTCACAAATTGATAACAATACATTAAACACAAGAAATGTTTCGGAAAATGTAGGAATTTATTATGAAAAATCAAAGTTAAATTCTATCCTTACATTTGATAATTTTGTTACTGGCAAGGCAAATCAATTAGCTAGAGCTGCCGCATTGCAGGTTTCTGAAAATCCTGGTATATCCTATAATCCTTTGTTTTTGTATGGAGGAGTTGGTCTAGGTAAGACCCATTTGATTCATGCTGTTGGTAATTCAATGATATCTGATAAATATAGTGTGAAAGTTAGATATGTACATGCCGACCAGTATGTTTCAGATGTTGTGAAGGCTTATCAAAGAAAGGCATTTGATGAATTTAAGCGATATTATCATTCCCTTGATTTGTTATTAATAGATGATATACAATTTTTTTCTGGAAAAAATAGGACTCAGGAAGAATTTTTCTATGCATTTGAGGCTATGGTAGCTCAGCATAAGCAGATTATTATCACGAGCGATACTTATCCAAAAGAACTGTCAGGAATAGATAGTAGATTAATTTCTAGATTTGATTCTGGATTAACTGTAGCAATAGAACCTCCTGAACTAGAAATGAGAGTAGCTATTCTTTTACGTAAGGCATCTACGGAAAATATTCCTATGCCAGAAGAAGTAGCTTTTTTTATTGCGAAACATCTTCGTAGTAATGTTCGTGAACTTGAGGGAGCATTAAGAAAAGTATTAGCATATGCACGTTTTCATGGTCGTGATGTATTAACTGTTGATGTTTGTAAAGATGCTCTTAAGGATTTATTATCCGTTTCTAACGGTCAAATTACAGTTGAAAATATTCAGAAGACAGTTGCAGATTTTTATAAAATTAAAGTTGCTGACATGTATTCTAAGAGAAGACCAGCTAATATTGCTATGCCTCGTCAAATTGCTATGTATCTTGCTAAAGAACTTACTCAAAAGAGTTTACCTGAAATAGGTGATTTGTTTGGAGGAAGAGATCATACTACAGTGTTACATGCTGTAAGGAAAATCTCAGAGGCTCGTATAAAACAATCTGACCTCAATCATACCTTACATGTTTTGGAACAAACCCTAAAGGGCTAGAGATGAAATTTTTACAAACAAATCGAGAACATTTAATAAAGACCCTATCTAGTATAGTTGGTATTGTTGAAAGACGAAATACTATGCCCATCTTATCTAATGTTCTTATGAAGAAAAATAGTAATAATTTATCATTTATTACTACAGATATAGATATACAAATGACAACTTATGCTGATTTTGGGGTATCTGGAGATGATGATAAAGCAACTACTGTTGGAGCTCGTAAGTTGCTAGAGATTTTAAAAGCTTTGCCTGAAATGAGCAAAGTCATTATTGAAATGCTTCCTGGAAAAATTAATGTTTTATCAGAGAAGAGTAGGTTTACTTTACAATCTTTGGATGCTAATGATTTTCCTGTTATGTATAGTGATGATAGTTGGGATATTTTTGTAAAGATGTCTCAGGTAGCATTAAAAAGTTTGTTAAATATGGTTTATTTTTCTATGGCTCAACAAGATATAAGATATTATCTTAATGGTATGTTGTTAGTTTTTGATAATGGTAAAATTAGTGCGGTGGCAACTGATGGACATAGACTTTCTTATAATTCTATATTGACAAATTCTTTTAAAGGTTACAAAGAAGTTATCATTCCTAGGAAAACAGTTTTAGAAATACAAAAATTGTTACAGGAAAATGATGAGGAACTGTCAATTGCTGTATCAGGTATGCAGATTAAATTTTGTTTCCGTGATATAGAACTTATATCAAAATTAGTAGAAGGTAAATTTCCAGATTTTGTAAAAGTAATACCCCAAGACTATACTAGACATTTTGAAATAGATAGAGATCTTTTTCATGGATCTTTACAGAGAGCTGCTATATTGACGAATGATAAATTTAAAGGGATTAGATTTCAATTTGCTTTAAATTCTTTCAAAATATCATCTTCTAATGCTGAACATGAAGAGGCTCATGAAGAGTTGGATATAGATTATCCATATGAACCTTTTGATGTCGGTTTTAATGTTAGTTATTTGCTAGATGTCATTTCTAATATTAAGTCAGATAGTTTGGTTTTATCAGTTAATCCTGATAGCAATTCTTCGATTTTGATTACTCTTCGTGGAAATGATAATTTTAAATATGTAGTTATGCCAATGCGTATTTAATTGTGTAATTGTCTATTATTGGATTATTTTAAATATTGGTTAAAGATATACAAATGTCAAAAATAAAAAAAGCTCATTTATCAGAAAATGATACTAGCTATAGTGCTAGCTCGATAAAAGTATTAAAAGGGTTAGATGCTGTTAGAAAAAGACCAGGGATGTATATAGGCGATACTTCTGATGGTACTGGATTACATCATATGGTTTTTGAGGTAGTTGATAATTCTATAGATGAAGCTCTTGCAGGATATTGTAATGAAATTGTTGTAACAATTCATCCTGATAATTCTATATCAGTATCTGATAATGGTCGTGGTATTCCTACTGGAATACATCAGGATGATGAATTCCATCGAAGTGCGGCAGAAATAGTAATGACTGAATTACATGCTGGAGGTAAATTTGATCAAAATTCTTATAAAGTATCTGGTGGATTGCATGGAGTAGGAGTTTCTTGTGTAAATGCATTGTCTGTTTGGTTAAAATTAACAATATATAGAGATCAATCTATACATCGAATAGAATTTGAAAAAGGTATTTGTACCAAACCTCTTAGTGTAATTGGCCATACTGATAAAAGTGGTACTGAAATACATTTTTTGCCTGATGCAGAAATTTTTTCTAATATAGAATTTCATTATGAAATTCTATCTAGGAGATTGAGAGAGTTATCTTTTTTAAATAATGGCGTCAAGATCAAATTAGTAGATTTGATTAAAAATAAAAGTGAAAATTTTGAGTTTTCTGGAGGAGCAAAAGGATTTGTTGGTTATATCAACCGTAACAAAACTGTAATTCATAATGGTATTTTTAGTGCTGTATCTGAGTCGTCTGCTGGTGGTGTTCCTGTTGTTGTTGAAGTAGCTATGCAGTGGAATGATTCTTATTCAGAAAATGTTCTATGTTTTACTAATAATATTCCACAAAGAGATGGAGGATCACATTTAACAGGTCTGAAAGCTGCTATGACTAGGGTATTGAATAAATACATAACAGATAATGAATTAGCAAAGAAAGCTAAGGTAGATACTGTTGGTGATGATATGCGTGAAGGTTTGGTATGTGTATTATCTATAAAAGTTCCAGAGCCAAAATTCAGTAGTCAAACAAAGGATAAACTGGTTTCTAGCGAAGTAAGGCCAGCAGTTGAAGAGGTTATTTATAAAACATTAGAATCATGGCTTTTGGAAAATCCTAGTGAGGCAAAAGCAATTTGTGGAAAGATTATAGAAGCCTCAAGAGCCAGAGAAGCAGCTCGTAAAGCACGTGAAATGACAAGACGCAAGGGTATTTTGGAAGGTAGTGGCCTTCCAGGAAAATTAGCTG is part of the Candidatus Kinetoplastibacterium crithidii genome and encodes:
- the dnaA gene encoding chromosomal replication initiator protein DnaA yields the protein MNNFWLTFIAQMEKDLPPQQINAWIKPLEPLSFNEAENILTILVPNRFKLDLVRKKFSNQIEKIAYEWFKKPIKIIFELPSSDRSKSFHESDPVSKDKNVNSDLNSIYLTGETTSVSQIDNNTLNTRNVSENVGIYYEKSKLNSILTFDNFVTGKANQLARAAALQVSENPGISYNPLFLYGGVGLGKTHLIHAVGNSMISDKYSVKVRYVHADQYVSDVVKAYQRKAFDEFKRYYHSLDLLLIDDIQFFSGKNRTQEEFFYAFEAMVAQHKQIIITSDTYPKELSGIDSRLISRFDSGLTVAIEPPELEMRVAILLRKASTENIPMPEEVAFFIAKHLRSNVRELEGALRKVLAYARFHGRDVLTVDVCKDALKDLLSVSNGQITVENIQKTVADFYKIKVADMYSKRRPANIAMPRQIAMYLAKELTQKSLPEIGDLFGGRDHTTVLHAVRKISEARIKQSDLNHTLHVLEQTLKG
- a CDS encoding DNA polymerase III subunit beta translates to MKFLQTNREHLIKTLSSIVGIVERRNTMPILSNVLMKKNSNNLSFITTDIDIQMTTYADFGVSGDDDKATTVGARKLLEILKALPEMSKVIIEMLPGKINVLSEKSRFTLQSLDANDFPVMYSDDSWDIFVKMSQVALKSLLNMVYFSMAQQDIRYYLNGMLLVFDNGKISAVATDGHRLSYNSILTNSFKGYKEVIIPRKTVLEIQKLLQENDEELSIAVSGMQIKFCFRDIELISKLVEGKFPDFVKVIPQDYTRHFEIDRDLFHGSLQRAAILTNDKFKGIRFQFALNSFKISSSNAEHEEAHEELDIDYPYEPFDVGFNVSYLLDVISNIKSDSLVLSVNPDSNSSILITLRGNDNFKYVVMPMRI
- the gyrB gene encoding DNA topoisomerase (ATP-hydrolyzing) subunit B; this translates as MSKIKKAHLSENDTSYSASSIKVLKGLDAVRKRPGMYIGDTSDGTGLHHMVFEVVDNSIDEALAGYCNEIVVTIHPDNSISVSDNGRGIPTGIHQDDEFHRSAAEIVMTELHAGGKFDQNSYKVSGGLHGVGVSCVNALSVWLKLTIYRDQSIHRIEFEKGICTKPLSVIGHTDKSGTEIHFLPDAEIFSNIEFHYEILSRRLRELSFLNNGVKIKLVDLIKNKSENFEFSGGAKGFVGYINRNKTVIHNGIFSAVSESSAGGVPVVVEVAMQWNDSYSENVLCFTNNIPQRDGGSHLTGLKAAMTRVLNKYITDNELAKKAKVDTVGDDMREGLVCVLSIKVPEPKFSSQTKDKLVSSEVRPAVEEVIYKTLESWLLENPSEAKAICGKIIEASRAREAARKAREMTRRKGILEGSGLPGKLADCQERDPALSELYIVEGDSAGGSAKQGRDRKFQAILPLRGKVLNVEKARFDRLLNSEQITTLITALGTSIGPDFNIEKLRYHRLIIMTDADVDGAHIRTLLLTFLYRQMPELLNRGYIYIAQPPLYKVKVGREEFYLKDDEEESKLILDLAIKNAAVFPGEHSDPIEGENLLKLANKYYESEKIIKRLSRTFDINILNAIVDGIDLNLDSEEAAMISSKNLFEKLDSVITSNNNISIKVISVDGNSYGLEISRKSYGNEKSCILNQDFLRSNDYIVMKNTFYEFNNILSDSAIVARGIGDKRKSERISDFREAVKWLIKEAEQSVSKQRYKGLGEMNPDQLWETTMNPQARRLLRVCIEDAIVADQVFSTLMGDEVAPRREFIEENALYANNVDF